Below is a window of Sporosarcina ureae DNA.
TTGAATATCCATGACATGACGCAAGAAGAACTACTCGAAGAATCATTAATCAATATTACGCACCAAGTACTAACAGAACGCCGCGAATCCCTCACATTGGCAGAATTGATGGAAGAGTTCCGTAAACTTACAGGTATTACGGAAAAAGAATTGAAGGAGAAAGTTCTTCAATACTATACAGACTTGAACATCGACGGCAGATTCCTAGCTATCGAAGAAAATCGTTGGGGACTGCGTGAATGGTACCCAGTTGACCAGATCGAAGAAGAAACTGCACCAGTTGTAAAAGTACGCAAGAAGAAAAAGAAGAAAAAAGATTATGATGAAGACGATATTGAAGAAGACGATGACGAAGAAGAAATCTTCGATGAAGAATACGTTGAACTTGGCGAAGAAGACGATGACGTGGATGACGAAGAAGATGAAGAGGATGTAGTTGAAATCGAGGAAGATTTAATCGATCCTGATGACGACCTAGAAGTGATTCCTGAAGAAGAACTCGATATCGATGAAGAAGATGACGAGGACGACGAAGAAGACGAAGAGTATGAGGAAGAGAAATAATCGGACTTGACTTTTAGTGCCCAAAAATATAAGATTTGGATGGGCTCCTGAAAAGGACACATGAATTCGTGTATACGCGCTCCTTATTGTAGTTACGCTACAAACGGGGCGCTTTTTTGATTTTATATTGACCCTACTAGCATGGAAAAAGAATAAATGGAGGCACTACACATGACAAAATATATTTTTATTACAGGCGGCGTCGTCTCTTCTTTAGGTAAAGGTATCAACGCAGCATCACTTGGACGTTTACTTAAGAATCGTGGTTTGAAAGTAACGAACCAAAAGTTTGATCCCTATATCAATATTGACCCACGCATGATGAGTCCGTACCAGCACGGTGAAGTTTTCGTAACTGAAGACGGAGCGGAAACGGATCTTGACATCGGTCACTACGAGCGTTTCATCGACATCGAGTGTAACCGTTACTCCAACGTAACGATGGGGAAAGTCTATGATTTAGTATTACGTAAAGAGCGCTCAGGCGAATATAATGGTGCAACTGTACAGGTTATTCCGCACATTACCAATGAAATCAAAGAATTGATTAAACGTGCGGGCCAAACATTGAATGCAGATGTCGTCATTACAGAAATCGGTGGTAGTGTAGGCGATATCGAATCATTGCCGTACCTTGAAGCGATCCGCCAATTGAAGACAGATCTTGCAAAAGATGATGTGATGTACATCCACAACACGCTTATTCCTTATTTGCATGCAGCGGGTGAAATGAAAACGAAGCCGACACAACATAGCGTAAAAGAATTGCGCAGTCTCGGAATCCAGCCGAACATGATCGTTGTGCGAAGCGAATATCCAGTGCCACAAGAAATGAAAGACAAGATTGCGTTATTCTGTAACATCAAATCAGAAGAAGTAATCGAAGCTCTTGATGCGGAAACATTATACGAAGTACCTCTTCGTTTGCATGAGCAAAACATGGATCAGCTAGTTGTGGATTACTTAGGTCTTGAAACACCACAGC
It encodes the following:
- the rpoE gene encoding DNA-directed RNA polymerase subunit delta translates to MNIHDMTQEELLEESLINITHQVLTERRESLTLAELMEEFRKLTGITEKELKEKVLQYYTDLNIDGRFLAIEENRWGLREWYPVDQIEEETAPVVKVRKKKKKKKDYDEDDIEEDDDEEEIFDEEYVELGEEDDDVDDEEDEEDVVEIEEDLIDPDDDLEVIPEEELDIDEEDDEDDEEDEEYEEEK
- a CDS encoding CTP synthase, yielding MTKYIFITGGVVSSLGKGINAASLGRLLKNRGLKVTNQKFDPYINIDPRMMSPYQHGEVFVTEDGAETDLDIGHYERFIDIECNRYSNVTMGKVYDLVLRKERSGEYNGATVQVIPHITNEIKELIKRAGQTLNADVVITEIGGSVGDIESLPYLEAIRQLKTDLAKDDVMYIHNTLIPYLHAAGEMKTKPTQHSVKELRSLGIQPNMIVVRSEYPVPQEMKDKIALFCNIKSEEVIEALDAETLYEVPLRLHEQNMDQLVVDYLGLETPQPELSEVEELVKLVKSLKETVRIGLVGKYVELQDAYISAVEAMRHAGYAFDADIDIKWINSADVTSENVAELLGDVDGILVPGGFGDRAIDGKIEAITYAREQKIPFFGISLGLQLAATEIARNVIGLKTAHSLEFDTETEHQMTTFHPDCRTAREADSTLRLGAHPCKVSDNTKASAAYGEELVYERHRHRYEMNLAYRAQLEEAGFIVSGISPDGRLIEIMELKDHPYFVACQFHPEFASRPNRPSPLIREFIRAALEHKN